From one Ctenopharyngodon idella isolate HZGC_01 chromosome 15, HZGC01, whole genome shotgun sequence genomic stretch:
- the stard13b gene encoding stAR-related lipid transfer protein 13 isoform X4 — MTAKRKSLTLTLRRSFSEQLRESTSKAWDLLWKSVRERRLAEIEAKEACDWLRAAGFPQYAQLFEDSQFPIDISPVKKDHDFLDKDLVEPLCRRLNTLNKCASMKLDVNLPKKKSEDSDEDDLFAISDKWTFEWSSRRWSRLQDINCLLRGVENKNLRENSALRTTTSSESVLTDLSEPEISSLHSESSGGSGGIPAHSAEDSDSSHRTCSDSAAMPDHTSLGVTHLSSDISSYDSLPVKHAKRGQTRAKEFLSRMEALQLRGAMGGGGNRSLVISAPVLQQEPQAVKTLRCVEIINCDVRLAEPPSGMGLPSQSSSEGSSSQSSGSAVSTPNLKERNVHRANHKRSGMYLEDLDVFSSLIQGKRVAEQNRRNEFRSYEDLVVHIPKDHKPGTFPKALSIESLSPSMATSINWHSASMDSDVQRPPSIKEPRPITQCCARGSRISIYDNVPGSHLYASTGDLIDLEKEDLFPHLDDILQHVSGLQQIVDHWSKNVLPNSENAVKERVDFNGERQGDLQSSSQITLDFEGHSVLEGQATLTDVDRDGVSLNETESTGMRERRDSGVGASLTRPRRLRWPSFQISNRLSHSVASLQISSQSAAQLSLLQKFSLLRLTAIMEKYSMSNKHGWTWAVPKFMKRMKVPDYKDKNVFGVPLIVHVQRFGQPLPLGVQQALRYLRSQCLDQVGLFRKSGVKSRIQALRQMNESSPDDVNYEDQSAYDVADMVKQFFRDLPEPLLTSKLGETFLHIYQYVPKEQRLQAVQAAIMLMSDENREVLQTLLCFLSDVTSVQENQMTPMNIAVCLAPSLFHLNILKKDNLAPRAMQMQKKYATGRPDQKDLNENLAATQGLAHMITECNRLFEIPHEMVTQSRNSYVEAELQAPTIEELCKQQHQEEEGEDEGSWPAFIEARLQGLLKESREKAKGWVSCQSTGNTELSYKKVGDGNPLRRWRVSVEVEAPPSVVLNRVLRERHLWDVDLMNWKVCEVLDRQTEVFQYVLNCMPPHPSRDFVVLRSWRTDLPRGTCSLVSVSIEHEDCLPVGGIRAIVMESNYLLEPCGSGKSRLTHICRVDLKGRSPEWYNKAFGHLCAAEAARIRNSFQPIQTEGPETKI; from the exons AAATCGAGGCAAAGGAAGCTTGTGACTGGCTACGGGCGGCAGGATTCCCCCAGTACGCCCAGCTCTTTGAAG ATTCTCAGTTTCCAATTGACATCTCTCCTGTGAAGAAAGACCACGATTTCTTGGACAAAGACCTTGTGGAACCTCTATGTCG gcGACTGAATACGCTGAACAAGTGTGCCTCTATGAAACTTGACGTTAACCTTCCCAAGAAAAAA AGCGAAGACTCAGATGAAGATGACCTCTTTGCCATCAGTGACAAATGGACCTTTGAATGGAGCAGTCGTCGCTGGTCCAGGCTCCAAGACATTAATTGCCTGCTGAGGGGTGTGGAAAACAAGAATTTGCGGGAGAACTCTGCCCTGAGGACAACAACCAGCAGCGAGAGTGTTCTAACAGATTTGAGCGAGCCGGAGATCTCCTCGCTCCACAGCGAGAGCAGCGGTGGAAGCGGCGGTATTCCTGCGCACAGCGCGGAAGACTCGGACAGCTCGCACCGCACCTGCTCTGACTCTGCAGCCATGCCCGACCACACATCACTAGGTGTGACCCATCTCTCTTCAGATATTTCGAGCTACGATTCGCTGCCTGTAAAGCATGCCAAGCGAGGACAAACACGAGCTAAGGAGTTCTTAAGCCGCATGGAGGCTTTGCAGTTGCGGGGAGCAATGGGTGGCGGAGGGAACAGGAGTCTTGTAATAAGTGCCCCGGTTCTCCAACAAGAACCCCAGGCTGTGAAAACTCTCCGTTGTGTGGAGATCATCAATTGTGACGTGCGTCTAGCGGAGCCACCTTCCGGCATGGGGTTGCCATCCCAGTCCAGCAGCGAAGGGAGCAGCAGCCAGTCCAGCGGGAGTGCCGTCAGTACGCCAAACCTGAAGGAACGCAACGTCCACCGGGCCAATCACAAGCGGAGCGGGATGTACCTGGAGGACTTGGATGTGTTTTCCAGTCTCATCCAGGGTAAGCGTGTGGCCGAGCAGAACCGCCGCAACGAGTTCCGCTCCTACGAGGACCTGGTGGTGCATATTCCTAAAGATCACAAACCTGGAACCTTTCCCAAAGCTCTGTCCATTGAGAGTCTTTCACCCTCAATGGCAACCTCTATCAACTGGCACTCGGCAAGCATGGACTCGGATGTCCAGCGTCCACCCAGCATCAAAGAACCTCGCCCCATCACGCAGTGCTGCGCACGAGGTAGTCGGATCAGCATTTACGACAACGTACCTGGCTCACACCTCTATGCCAGCACTGGTGACCTCATAGACCTTGAAAAAGAAGACCTTTTCCCACATTTGGACGATATTCTGCAGCATGTTAGTGGGCTGCAACAGATCGTGGACCACTGGTCCAAGAATGTACTGCCCAATAGTGAAAATGCAGTGAAGGAGCGAGTTGATTTTAATGGAGAGAGACAAGGGGACCTGCAGTCATCTAGCCAGATCACGCTGGACTTTGAGGGACATTCAGTGCTGGAAGGTCAGGCTACCCTCACTGATGTAGACAGGGATGGGGTGTCACTTAATGAAACAGAATCCACAGGAATGAGGGAAAGGAGAGACTCTGGTGTTGGGGCTTCGCTTACCAGACCAAGACG CTTGCGATGGCCGAGCTTCCAAATTTCCAACCGCCTCAGCCATTCGGTCGCCTCTCTCCAGATCTCCAGCCAATCTGCCGCCCAGCTTAGTCTGCTACAGAAATTTTCCTTGCTCCGTCTCACTGCCATTATGGAGAAGTACTCCATGTCCAACAAACATGGCTGGACCTG GGCTGTGCCAAAGTTTATGAAGAGGATGAAGGTTCCAGACTATAAGGATAAGAATGTGTTTGGGGTTCCACTGATTGTGCACGTGCAACGCTTCGGTCAGCCTCTGCCTCTTGGCGTGCAGCAGGCTTTGCGCTACCTCAGGAGCCAATGCCTTGATCAG GTGGGTCTTTTTCGCAAGTCTGGAGTGAAGTCTCGTATCCAAGCTCTCAGACAGATGAATGAGAGTTCTCCAGATGATGTCAACTATGAAGACCAGTCTGCGTACGATGTGGCCGACATGGTCAAACAGTTCTTCAGGGATCTGCCTGAGCCACTTCTGACCAGCAAACTGGGTGAAACCTTCCTCCACATTTACCAAT ATGTGCCCAAAGAGCAGCGCTTACAGGCTGTGCAGGCAGCCATCATGCTGATGTCAGATGAAAACAGGGAGGTATTGCAAACGCTGCTCTGCTTCCTGAGCGATGTCACTTCCGTGCAAGAGAATCAAATGACACCTATGAACATCGCAGTGTGTTTGGCACCTTCGCTTTTTCATCTCAACATCCTGAAGAAGGACAATCTTGCACCAAG AGCTATGCAGATGCAGAAAAAGTATGCTACAGGGAGGCCAGACCAAAAGGACCTGAATGAAAACCTGGCTGCCACTCAGGGCCTGGCACACATGATCACAGAGTGCAACCGCTTGTTTGAG ATTCCACATGAAATGGTGACACAATCACGGAACTCTTACGTGGAGGCGGAGCTTCAGGCTCCCACAATTGAGGAGCTCTGCAAGCAGCAACATCAAGAGGAAGAGGGGGAAGATGAAGGCTCCTGGCCTGCATTCATAGAGGCCAGACTGCAGGGTCTCCTCAAAGAATCACGGGAAAAGGCCAAAGGTTGGGTGTCCTGCCAGAGCACAGGCAACACTGAGCTGTCCTATAAGAAG GTAGGTGATGGGAACCCTCTTCGACGTTGGCGGGTCTCGGTGGAGGTGGAGGCTCCTCCGTCTGTGGTTCTGAACCGCGTTCTTCGGGAACGCCACCTGTGGGACGTGGATCTGATGAATTGGAAAGTGTGTGAGGTCCTGGACAGGCAGACGGAAGTGTTCCAGTATGTCCTCAACTGTATGCCCCCACATCCCAGCAGAGACTTTGTAGTGCTCAG GTCATGGAGGACAGATCTGCCGAGGGGGACGTGTTCTCTGGTGTCTGTGTCTATCGAGCATGAGGACTGTCTGCCTGTAGGGGGCATCAGAGCTATAGTGATGGAATCCAATTACTTACTGGAGCCCTGTGGCTCTGGCAAGTCCAGACTCACCCACATCTGCAGAGTGGACCTGAA GGGGAGATCTCCGGAGTGGTATAACAAAGCATTCGGACACCTTTGCGCCGCCGAAGCCGCTCGTATTCGCAATTCCTTCCAGCCGATCCAAACAGAGGGTCCAGAAACAAAAATTTGA
- the stard13b gene encoding stAR-related lipid transfer protein 13 isoform X5, producing MKNVFKEIEAKEACDWLRAAGFPQYAQLFEDSQFPIDISPVKKDHDFLDKDLVEPLCRRLNTLNKCASMKLDVNLPKKKSEDSDEDDLFAISDKWTFEWSSRRWSRLQDINCLLRGVENKNLRENSALRTTTSSESVLTDLSEPEISSLHSESSGGSGGIPAHSAEDSDSSHRTCSDSAAMPDHTSLGVTHLSSDISSYDSLPVKHAKRGQTRAKEFLSRMEALQLRGAMGGGGNRSLVISAPVLQQEPQAVKTLRCVEIINCDVRLAEPPSGMGLPSQSSSEGSSSQSSGSAVSTPNLKERNVHRANHKRSGMYLEDLDVFSSLIQGKRVAEQNRRNEFRSYEDLVVHIPKDHKPGTFPKALSIESLSPSMATSINWHSASMDSDVQRPPSIKEPRPITQCCARGSRISIYDNVPGSHLYASTGDLIDLEKEDLFPHLDDILQHVSGLQQIVDHWSKNVLPNSENAVKERVDFNGERQGDLQSSSQITLDFEGHSVLEGQATLTDVDRDGVSLNETESTGMRERRDSGVGASLTRPRRLRWPSFQISNRLSHSVASLQISSQSAAQLSLLQKFSLLRLTAIMEKYSMSNKHGWTWAVPKFMKRMKVPDYKDKNVFGVPLIVHVQRFGQPLPLGVQQALRYLRSQCLDQVGLFRKSGVKSRIQALRQMNESSPDDVNYEDQSAYDVADMVKQFFRDLPEPLLTSKLGETFLHIYQYVPKEQRLQAVQAAIMLMSDENREVLQTLLCFLSDVTSVQENQMTPMNIAVCLAPSLFHLNILKKDNLAPRAMQMQKKYATGRPDQKDLNENLAATQGLAHMITECNRLFEIPHEMVTQSRNSYVEAELQAPTIEELCKQQHQEEEGEDEGSWPAFIEARLQGLLKESREKAKGWVSCQSTGNTELSYKKVGDGNPLRRWRVSVEVEAPPSVVLNRVLRERHLWDVDLMNWKVCEVLDRQTEVFQYVLNCMPPHPSRDFVVLRSWRTDLPRGTCSLVSVSIEHEDCLPVGGIRAIVMESNYLLEPCGSGKSRLTHICRVDLKGRSPEWYNKAFGHLCAAEAARIRNSFQPIQTEGPETKI from the exons AAATCGAGGCAAAGGAAGCTTGTGACTGGCTACGGGCGGCAGGATTCCCCCAGTACGCCCAGCTCTTTGAAG ATTCTCAGTTTCCAATTGACATCTCTCCTGTGAAGAAAGACCACGATTTCTTGGACAAAGACCTTGTGGAACCTCTATGTCG gcGACTGAATACGCTGAACAAGTGTGCCTCTATGAAACTTGACGTTAACCTTCCCAAGAAAAAA AGCGAAGACTCAGATGAAGATGACCTCTTTGCCATCAGTGACAAATGGACCTTTGAATGGAGCAGTCGTCGCTGGTCCAGGCTCCAAGACATTAATTGCCTGCTGAGGGGTGTGGAAAACAAGAATTTGCGGGAGAACTCTGCCCTGAGGACAACAACCAGCAGCGAGAGTGTTCTAACAGATTTGAGCGAGCCGGAGATCTCCTCGCTCCACAGCGAGAGCAGCGGTGGAAGCGGCGGTATTCCTGCGCACAGCGCGGAAGACTCGGACAGCTCGCACCGCACCTGCTCTGACTCTGCAGCCATGCCCGACCACACATCACTAGGTGTGACCCATCTCTCTTCAGATATTTCGAGCTACGATTCGCTGCCTGTAAAGCATGCCAAGCGAGGACAAACACGAGCTAAGGAGTTCTTAAGCCGCATGGAGGCTTTGCAGTTGCGGGGAGCAATGGGTGGCGGAGGGAACAGGAGTCTTGTAATAAGTGCCCCGGTTCTCCAACAAGAACCCCAGGCTGTGAAAACTCTCCGTTGTGTGGAGATCATCAATTGTGACGTGCGTCTAGCGGAGCCACCTTCCGGCATGGGGTTGCCATCCCAGTCCAGCAGCGAAGGGAGCAGCAGCCAGTCCAGCGGGAGTGCCGTCAGTACGCCAAACCTGAAGGAACGCAACGTCCACCGGGCCAATCACAAGCGGAGCGGGATGTACCTGGAGGACTTGGATGTGTTTTCCAGTCTCATCCAGGGTAAGCGTGTGGCCGAGCAGAACCGCCGCAACGAGTTCCGCTCCTACGAGGACCTGGTGGTGCATATTCCTAAAGATCACAAACCTGGAACCTTTCCCAAAGCTCTGTCCATTGAGAGTCTTTCACCCTCAATGGCAACCTCTATCAACTGGCACTCGGCAAGCATGGACTCGGATGTCCAGCGTCCACCCAGCATCAAAGAACCTCGCCCCATCACGCAGTGCTGCGCACGAGGTAGTCGGATCAGCATTTACGACAACGTACCTGGCTCACACCTCTATGCCAGCACTGGTGACCTCATAGACCTTGAAAAAGAAGACCTTTTCCCACATTTGGACGATATTCTGCAGCATGTTAGTGGGCTGCAACAGATCGTGGACCACTGGTCCAAGAATGTACTGCCCAATAGTGAAAATGCAGTGAAGGAGCGAGTTGATTTTAATGGAGAGAGACAAGGGGACCTGCAGTCATCTAGCCAGATCACGCTGGACTTTGAGGGACATTCAGTGCTGGAAGGTCAGGCTACCCTCACTGATGTAGACAGGGATGGGGTGTCACTTAATGAAACAGAATCCACAGGAATGAGGGAAAGGAGAGACTCTGGTGTTGGGGCTTCGCTTACCAGACCAAGACG CTTGCGATGGCCGAGCTTCCAAATTTCCAACCGCCTCAGCCATTCGGTCGCCTCTCTCCAGATCTCCAGCCAATCTGCCGCCCAGCTTAGTCTGCTACAGAAATTTTCCTTGCTCCGTCTCACTGCCATTATGGAGAAGTACTCCATGTCCAACAAACATGGCTGGACCTG GGCTGTGCCAAAGTTTATGAAGAGGATGAAGGTTCCAGACTATAAGGATAAGAATGTGTTTGGGGTTCCACTGATTGTGCACGTGCAACGCTTCGGTCAGCCTCTGCCTCTTGGCGTGCAGCAGGCTTTGCGCTACCTCAGGAGCCAATGCCTTGATCAG GTGGGTCTTTTTCGCAAGTCTGGAGTGAAGTCTCGTATCCAAGCTCTCAGACAGATGAATGAGAGTTCTCCAGATGATGTCAACTATGAAGACCAGTCTGCGTACGATGTGGCCGACATGGTCAAACAGTTCTTCAGGGATCTGCCTGAGCCACTTCTGACCAGCAAACTGGGTGAAACCTTCCTCCACATTTACCAAT ATGTGCCCAAAGAGCAGCGCTTACAGGCTGTGCAGGCAGCCATCATGCTGATGTCAGATGAAAACAGGGAGGTATTGCAAACGCTGCTCTGCTTCCTGAGCGATGTCACTTCCGTGCAAGAGAATCAAATGACACCTATGAACATCGCAGTGTGTTTGGCACCTTCGCTTTTTCATCTCAACATCCTGAAGAAGGACAATCTTGCACCAAG AGCTATGCAGATGCAGAAAAAGTATGCTACAGGGAGGCCAGACCAAAAGGACCTGAATGAAAACCTGGCTGCCACTCAGGGCCTGGCACACATGATCACAGAGTGCAACCGCTTGTTTGAG ATTCCACATGAAATGGTGACACAATCACGGAACTCTTACGTGGAGGCGGAGCTTCAGGCTCCCACAATTGAGGAGCTCTGCAAGCAGCAACATCAAGAGGAAGAGGGGGAAGATGAAGGCTCCTGGCCTGCATTCATAGAGGCCAGACTGCAGGGTCTCCTCAAAGAATCACGGGAAAAGGCCAAAGGTTGGGTGTCCTGCCAGAGCACAGGCAACACTGAGCTGTCCTATAAGAAG GTAGGTGATGGGAACCCTCTTCGACGTTGGCGGGTCTCGGTGGAGGTGGAGGCTCCTCCGTCTGTGGTTCTGAACCGCGTTCTTCGGGAACGCCACCTGTGGGACGTGGATCTGATGAATTGGAAAGTGTGTGAGGTCCTGGACAGGCAGACGGAAGTGTTCCAGTATGTCCTCAACTGTATGCCCCCACATCCCAGCAGAGACTTTGTAGTGCTCAG GTCATGGAGGACAGATCTGCCGAGGGGGACGTGTTCTCTGGTGTCTGTGTCTATCGAGCATGAGGACTGTCTGCCTGTAGGGGGCATCAGAGCTATAGTGATGGAATCCAATTACTTACTGGAGCCCTGTGGCTCTGGCAAGTCCAGACTCACCCACATCTGCAGAGTGGACCTGAA GGGGAGATCTCCGGAGTGGTATAACAAAGCATTCGGACACCTTTGCGCCGCCGAAGCCGCTCGTATTCGCAATTCCTTCCAGCCGATCCAAACAGAGGGTCCAGAAACAAAAATTTGA
- the stard13b gene encoding stAR-related lipid transfer protein 13 isoform X6, which yields MKVSQIEAKEACDWLRAAGFPQYAQLFEDSQFPIDISPVKKDHDFLDKDLVEPLCRRLNTLNKCASMKLDVNLPKKKSEDSDEDDLFAISDKWTFEWSSRRWSRLQDINCLLRGVENKNLRENSALRTTTSSESVLTDLSEPEISSLHSESSGGSGGIPAHSAEDSDSSHRTCSDSAAMPDHTSLGVTHLSSDISSYDSLPVKHAKRGQTRAKEFLSRMEALQLRGAMGGGGNRSLVISAPVLQQEPQAVKTLRCVEIINCDVRLAEPPSGMGLPSQSSSEGSSSQSSGSAVSTPNLKERNVHRANHKRSGMYLEDLDVFSSLIQGKRVAEQNRRNEFRSYEDLVVHIPKDHKPGTFPKALSIESLSPSMATSINWHSASMDSDVQRPPSIKEPRPITQCCARGSRISIYDNVPGSHLYASTGDLIDLEKEDLFPHLDDILQHVSGLQQIVDHWSKNVLPNSENAVKERVDFNGERQGDLQSSSQITLDFEGHSVLEGQATLTDVDRDGVSLNETESTGMRERRDSGVGASLTRPRRLRWPSFQISNRLSHSVASLQISSQSAAQLSLLQKFSLLRLTAIMEKYSMSNKHGWTWAVPKFMKRMKVPDYKDKNVFGVPLIVHVQRFGQPLPLGVQQALRYLRSQCLDQVGLFRKSGVKSRIQALRQMNESSPDDVNYEDQSAYDVADMVKQFFRDLPEPLLTSKLGETFLHIYQYVPKEQRLQAVQAAIMLMSDENREVLQTLLCFLSDVTSVQENQMTPMNIAVCLAPSLFHLNILKKDNLAPRAMQMQKKYATGRPDQKDLNENLAATQGLAHMITECNRLFEIPHEMVTQSRNSYVEAELQAPTIEELCKQQHQEEEGEDEGSWPAFIEARLQGLLKESREKAKGWVSCQSTGNTELSYKKVGDGNPLRRWRVSVEVEAPPSVVLNRVLRERHLWDVDLMNWKVCEVLDRQTEVFQYVLNCMPPHPSRDFVVLRSWRTDLPRGTCSLVSVSIEHEDCLPVGGIRAIVMESNYLLEPCGSGKSRLTHICRVDLKGRSPEWYNKAFGHLCAAEAARIRNSFQPIQTEGPETKI from the exons ATGAAAGTTTCTC AAATCGAGGCAAAGGAAGCTTGTGACTGGCTACGGGCGGCAGGATTCCCCCAGTACGCCCAGCTCTTTGAAG ATTCTCAGTTTCCAATTGACATCTCTCCTGTGAAGAAAGACCACGATTTCTTGGACAAAGACCTTGTGGAACCTCTATGTCG gcGACTGAATACGCTGAACAAGTGTGCCTCTATGAAACTTGACGTTAACCTTCCCAAGAAAAAA AGCGAAGACTCAGATGAAGATGACCTCTTTGCCATCAGTGACAAATGGACCTTTGAATGGAGCAGTCGTCGCTGGTCCAGGCTCCAAGACATTAATTGCCTGCTGAGGGGTGTGGAAAACAAGAATTTGCGGGAGAACTCTGCCCTGAGGACAACAACCAGCAGCGAGAGTGTTCTAACAGATTTGAGCGAGCCGGAGATCTCCTCGCTCCACAGCGAGAGCAGCGGTGGAAGCGGCGGTATTCCTGCGCACAGCGCGGAAGACTCGGACAGCTCGCACCGCACCTGCTCTGACTCTGCAGCCATGCCCGACCACACATCACTAGGTGTGACCCATCTCTCTTCAGATATTTCGAGCTACGATTCGCTGCCTGTAAAGCATGCCAAGCGAGGACAAACACGAGCTAAGGAGTTCTTAAGCCGCATGGAGGCTTTGCAGTTGCGGGGAGCAATGGGTGGCGGAGGGAACAGGAGTCTTGTAATAAGTGCCCCGGTTCTCCAACAAGAACCCCAGGCTGTGAAAACTCTCCGTTGTGTGGAGATCATCAATTGTGACGTGCGTCTAGCGGAGCCACCTTCCGGCATGGGGTTGCCATCCCAGTCCAGCAGCGAAGGGAGCAGCAGCCAGTCCAGCGGGAGTGCCGTCAGTACGCCAAACCTGAAGGAACGCAACGTCCACCGGGCCAATCACAAGCGGAGCGGGATGTACCTGGAGGACTTGGATGTGTTTTCCAGTCTCATCCAGGGTAAGCGTGTGGCCGAGCAGAACCGCCGCAACGAGTTCCGCTCCTACGAGGACCTGGTGGTGCATATTCCTAAAGATCACAAACCTGGAACCTTTCCCAAAGCTCTGTCCATTGAGAGTCTTTCACCCTCAATGGCAACCTCTATCAACTGGCACTCGGCAAGCATGGACTCGGATGTCCAGCGTCCACCCAGCATCAAAGAACCTCGCCCCATCACGCAGTGCTGCGCACGAGGTAGTCGGATCAGCATTTACGACAACGTACCTGGCTCACACCTCTATGCCAGCACTGGTGACCTCATAGACCTTGAAAAAGAAGACCTTTTCCCACATTTGGACGATATTCTGCAGCATGTTAGTGGGCTGCAACAGATCGTGGACCACTGGTCCAAGAATGTACTGCCCAATAGTGAAAATGCAGTGAAGGAGCGAGTTGATTTTAATGGAGAGAGACAAGGGGACCTGCAGTCATCTAGCCAGATCACGCTGGACTTTGAGGGACATTCAGTGCTGGAAGGTCAGGCTACCCTCACTGATGTAGACAGGGATGGGGTGTCACTTAATGAAACAGAATCCACAGGAATGAGGGAAAGGAGAGACTCTGGTGTTGGGGCTTCGCTTACCAGACCAAGACG CTTGCGATGGCCGAGCTTCCAAATTTCCAACCGCCTCAGCCATTCGGTCGCCTCTCTCCAGATCTCCAGCCAATCTGCCGCCCAGCTTAGTCTGCTACAGAAATTTTCCTTGCTCCGTCTCACTGCCATTATGGAGAAGTACTCCATGTCCAACAAACATGGCTGGACCTG GGCTGTGCCAAAGTTTATGAAGAGGATGAAGGTTCCAGACTATAAGGATAAGAATGTGTTTGGGGTTCCACTGATTGTGCACGTGCAACGCTTCGGTCAGCCTCTGCCTCTTGGCGTGCAGCAGGCTTTGCGCTACCTCAGGAGCCAATGCCTTGATCAG GTGGGTCTTTTTCGCAAGTCTGGAGTGAAGTCTCGTATCCAAGCTCTCAGACAGATGAATGAGAGTTCTCCAGATGATGTCAACTATGAAGACCAGTCTGCGTACGATGTGGCCGACATGGTCAAACAGTTCTTCAGGGATCTGCCTGAGCCACTTCTGACCAGCAAACTGGGTGAAACCTTCCTCCACATTTACCAAT ATGTGCCCAAAGAGCAGCGCTTACAGGCTGTGCAGGCAGCCATCATGCTGATGTCAGATGAAAACAGGGAGGTATTGCAAACGCTGCTCTGCTTCCTGAGCGATGTCACTTCCGTGCAAGAGAATCAAATGACACCTATGAACATCGCAGTGTGTTTGGCACCTTCGCTTTTTCATCTCAACATCCTGAAGAAGGACAATCTTGCACCAAG AGCTATGCAGATGCAGAAAAAGTATGCTACAGGGAGGCCAGACCAAAAGGACCTGAATGAAAACCTGGCTGCCACTCAGGGCCTGGCACACATGATCACAGAGTGCAACCGCTTGTTTGAG ATTCCACATGAAATGGTGACACAATCACGGAACTCTTACGTGGAGGCGGAGCTTCAGGCTCCCACAATTGAGGAGCTCTGCAAGCAGCAACATCAAGAGGAAGAGGGGGAAGATGAAGGCTCCTGGCCTGCATTCATAGAGGCCAGACTGCAGGGTCTCCTCAAAGAATCACGGGAAAAGGCCAAAGGTTGGGTGTCCTGCCAGAGCACAGGCAACACTGAGCTGTCCTATAAGAAG GTAGGTGATGGGAACCCTCTTCGACGTTGGCGGGTCTCGGTGGAGGTGGAGGCTCCTCCGTCTGTGGTTCTGAACCGCGTTCTTCGGGAACGCCACCTGTGGGACGTGGATCTGATGAATTGGAAAGTGTGTGAGGTCCTGGACAGGCAGACGGAAGTGTTCCAGTATGTCCTCAACTGTATGCCCCCACATCCCAGCAGAGACTTTGTAGTGCTCAG GTCATGGAGGACAGATCTGCCGAGGGGGACGTGTTCTCTGGTGTCTGTGTCTATCGAGCATGAGGACTGTCTGCCTGTAGGGGGCATCAGAGCTATAGTGATGGAATCCAATTACTTACTGGAGCCCTGTGGCTCTGGCAAGTCCAGACTCACCCACATCTGCAGAGTGGACCTGAA GGGGAGATCTCCGGAGTGGTATAACAAAGCATTCGGACACCTTTGCGCCGCCGAAGCCGCTCGTATTCGCAATTCCTTCCAGCCGATCCAAACAGAGGGTCCAGAAACAAAAATTTGA